From Rhizobium sp. NZLR1, a single genomic window includes:
- the mraZ gene encoding division/cell wall cluster transcriptional repressor MraZ: protein MSRFLSSATNRIDAKGRVSVPSAFRSVLAQRNVQELYCFQDFVFPAISVGGPDLLERFERRIAAEDPFSPDANEMSLLIHGGGVFMKLDAEGRLMVTDFIRGFTGISDEVTFVGRADYFQLWQPQAFVAAQVQARGERKLAGKRS from the coding sequence ATGAGCCGCTTCCTTTCGAGTGCGACCAACAGGATCGATGCCAAAGGCAGGGTTTCCGTGCCTTCCGCGTTCCGTTCCGTGCTGGCGCAGCGCAATGTTCAGGAGCTCTATTGCTTCCAGGACTTTGTGTTTCCGGCGATCAGCGTCGGCGGTCCGGATCTTCTCGAAAGATTCGAACGGCGGATTGCTGCGGAGGATCCGTTTTCGCCGGATGCGAACGAGATGTCGCTTCTCATTCATGGAGGCGGGGTCTTCATGAAGCTCGACGCCGAGGGACGGCTGATGGTCACGGATTTCATTCGCGGCTTTACCGGCATCTCGGACGAAGTGACCTTCGTCGGTCGGGCGGACTATTTTCAGCTCTGGCAGCCGCAGGCTTTTGTGGCTGCGCAGGTGCAGGCACGAGGGGAGCGCAAGCTGGCGGGCAAGCGTTCCTGA
- a CDS encoding FAD-dependent oxidoreductase — MTIDFKYIVVGRGLMGAAAARHLARQADGVAVIGPDEPDDRKAHQGVFASHYDEGRITRTIDPDRNWALLANRSIGRYGEIARDSGIDFYREAGCVVVALDRSDYLEKTRQAAVLLDVETSLLDAAGLKAAFPFFAFPDGAAGVFEARGAGHISPRKLVKAQSLLAERAGAAVICDHVVSIRSEGGSAVVETAGGRTYRGEKVLLAAGGFSIAENLLPKPVAMTVYGRTVTLFEVSETDAARLATMPSLILNVPGLHIYLLPPIRYPDGKLYLKIGGDPDDLALGDEAAMRAWFKTEGRDSVGAHLKRIVEGLVPDLVPLSISTAACVVSQTASGYPMIGYTSSPEIAVATGCAGTSAKSSDEIGRLGAELLLAGGISEQGYSTDFTPQFR; from the coding sequence ATGACAATCGATTTCAAATACATCGTCGTTGGGCGCGGGCTAATGGGGGCTGCGGCGGCGCGGCATCTGGCGCGCCAAGCGGACGGTGTTGCGGTGATCGGCCCGGACGAACCTGATGATCGCAAGGCGCATCAAGGCGTTTTCGCCAGCCATTACGATGAAGGGCGCATCACCCGCACCATCGATCCTGACCGCAACTGGGCGCTGCTCGCCAACCGCTCGATCGGTCGCTATGGCGAGATCGCCCGCGACAGCGGCATCGACTTTTATCGCGAGGCCGGCTGCGTCGTTGTCGCGCTTGATCGAAGCGATTATCTCGAAAAGACCCGGCAGGCTGCCGTTTTGCTGGACGTCGAAACCAGCCTTCTCGACGCGGCCGGGCTGAAGGCCGCCTTTCCCTTCTTCGCCTTCCCCGATGGCGCCGCCGGCGTCTTCGAGGCGAGAGGGGCCGGGCATATCAGCCCGCGCAAGCTGGTGAAGGCGCAGTCGCTGCTGGCTGAAAGGGCAGGTGCTGCCGTCATTTGCGACCATGTCGTCTCGATCCGCAGCGAGGGCGGATCGGCTGTCGTCGAGACTGCAGGCGGCCGGACCTATCGCGGTGAAAAGGTGCTGCTGGCTGCGGGCGGATTTTCTATTGCCGAGAATCTGTTGCCGAAGCCCGTTGCCATGACGGTTTATGGTCGGACCGTCACGCTTTTCGAAGTGAGCGAGACCGACGCGGCGCGCCTTGCGACCATGCCGTCGCTCATTCTAAATGTGCCCGGCCTCCATATCTATCTGCTGCCGCCGATCCGCTATCCCGACGGCAAACTCTACCTGAAGATCGGCGGTGATCCCGACGATTTGGCACTCGGCGACGAGGCGGCGATGCGGGCCTGGTTCAAAACAGAAGGGCGCGACAGCGTGGGGGCACACCTCAAGCGCATCGTTGAAGGTCTCGTGCCCGACTTGGTGCCGCTCTCGATTTCGACGGCCGCCTGCGTCGTGTCGCAGACGGCGAGTGGTTACCCGATGATCGGCTATACCTCATCGCCAGAAATCGCGGTGGCGACGGGCTGTGCTGGCACGTCGGCCAAGAGTTCGGACGAAATCGGCCGGCTTGGGGCCGAGCTGCTTTTGGCAGGCGGAATCAGCGAACAAGGCTACTCCACGGATTTCACACCGCAATTTCGCTAA
- a CDS encoding FAD-binding oxidoreductase: MAVDFRFIIIGRGMMGAAAARHLSSMADGIALIGPREPEQRNAHEGIFASHYDEARITRTFDGNLAWGSFAARALDRYGEIEARSGISFYSEVGCLFTGPTVKDERDYINRALTVSRTLGSDIETIAPSELRQRFSYLAVDPDFTGYFERKRAGHINPRALVRAQTRLAEQGGVALIEATATSVRDAGSHVEVTVGDRRYSAERVLVAAGGFSNFHALLPRPVDTRVLARTVAFYEIGEREMATFGDMPSTIVLGDREEDHIYILPPVRYPDGKTYLKLGGDTEALSFDRLEDVGAWFRSDGNAAERDNLSAIALQLMPELASCPVTSAPCVANFTPTGYPYAGYTQSPRIAVLTGGNFVAAKSSDELGRLGAVLLTEGQLGDADFGSELTPVFV, from the coding sequence ATGGCAGTCGATTTCAGGTTCATCATCATCGGACGCGGCATGATGGGTGCCGCTGCCGCACGACACCTCTCGTCGATGGCCGACGGCATTGCATTGATCGGCCCGCGCGAGCCGGAGCAACGCAACGCCCACGAGGGGATATTCGCCAGCCATTACGACGAAGCGCGCATCACCCGCACCTTCGACGGCAATCTGGCCTGGGGAAGTTTCGCCGCCCGGGCGCTCGACCGCTACGGCGAGATCGAGGCAAGGAGCGGCATTTCCTTCTATTCGGAGGTCGGCTGCCTCTTCACCGGTCCGACGGTGAAGGATGAGCGGGACTACATCAACCGGGCGCTGACTGTCAGCCGGACGCTTGGCAGCGATATCGAGACCATCGCGCCGTCGGAACTTCGCCAACGTTTTTCCTATCTTGCCGTCGATCCTGATTTCACGGGATATTTCGAGCGCAAGCGCGCCGGGCACATCAACCCGCGGGCACTGGTGCGGGCGCAGACGAGGCTTGCCGAACAGGGCGGTGTTGCGCTGATCGAGGCAACTGCGACATCGGTGCGCGATGCCGGTTCGCATGTCGAGGTGACGGTCGGCGACAGACGCTACAGCGCCGAGCGCGTGTTGGTCGCTGCCGGCGGTTTCAGTAATTTCCATGCCCTGCTGCCGCGTCCTGTCGACACCAGAGTCCTGGCGCGCACGGTCGCCTTCTACGAGATCGGCGAGCGCGAGATGGCGACCTTCGGTGATATGCCGTCGACGATCGTGCTCGGCGACCGGGAGGAGGACCACATCTATATCCTGCCGCCGGTGCGTTATCCCGACGGCAAGACCTATCTGAAGCTCGGTGGCGACACCGAGGCACTTTCCTTCGACAGGTTGGAGGATGTCGGCGCGTGGTTCCGTTCAGACGGCAATGCTGCCGAGCGCGATAATCTCTCAGCCATCGCCCTGCAACTGATGCCGGAGCTTGCCAGCTGCCCGGTCACTTCGGCGCCCTGCGTGGCGAATTTCACACCGACCGGTTATCCCTATGCCGGATATACCCAGTCGCCGCGCATCGCGGTGCTCACCGGCGGCAATTTCGTCGCGGCCAAATCCTCCGACGAACTTGGGCGGCTGGGAGCGGTGCTTCTTACGGAAGGGCAACTTGGCGACGCGGATTTCGGCAGTGAACTCACGCCGGTCTTCGTTTGA
- a CDS encoding lytic transglycosylase domain-containing protein: MKNMIVGAAACVGMLLAGYSFALAGDDWGARAETISLKTVDRQSGYAMPDFSTSTPYAVLINKYAAEYNVPVALAQAVVRVESNFNPNARGSAGEVGLMQIKPATARMMGYSGTKKGLFDPETNIKYGMKYLAAAHQLGGGQTCNTILKYNAGHAATRMNPVSKTYCGKVLAMLD, translated from the coding sequence ATGAAGAATATGATTGTTGGTGCTGCGGCATGCGTTGGCATGCTGCTGGCGGGATATAGTTTTGCCTTGGCGGGGGATGACTGGGGTGCCAGGGCCGAAACCATCTCGTTGAAAACCGTCGATCGCCAGAGCGGTTACGCCATGCCGGATTTTTCCACGAGCACTCCCTATGCCGTGCTGATCAATAAATATGCCGCCGAATACAACGTGCCCGTCGCGCTCGCCCAGGCTGTCGTGCGTGTCGAGAGCAATTTCAATCCGAATGCCCGCGGCAGCGCCGGCGAAGTCGGCCTGATGCAGATCAAGCCGGCGACGGCGCGGATGATGGGTTACTCCGGTACGAAGAAAGGCCTGTTCGATCCGGAGACCAACATCAAATACGGGATGAAATATCTGGCGGCCGCCCATCAGCTCGGTGGCGGGCAGACCTGCAACACTATCCTGAAATACAATGCCGGCCATGCCGCTACCCGCATGAACCCGGTATCCAAGACCTATTGCGGCAAGGTGCTGGCGATGCTCGATTGA
- a CDS encoding N-acetylmuramoyl-L-alanine amidase → MTSFEADCRSARVQPSPNHGERADGRRPDMVLLHYTGMPTADGALDWLCRVESQVSSHYFVHGNGEVVQLVPEARRAWHAGKSSWQGETDINSLSIGIEIANAGHPGGLPDYPNEQITAVIELCRDCVKRWSIAPERVLGHSDVAPIRKVDPGEKFPWAELHRAGIGHWVEPATITGGRFFQRGDAGQPVEALQSMLSLYGYSTEITGQFSEKTAGDVEAFQRHFRPERVDGIADFSTIDTLHRLLSALTRYS, encoded by the coding sequence ATGACCTCGTTCGAGGCCGACTGCCGCAGCGCCCGCGTGCAGCCTTCGCCAAACCACGGCGAGCGGGCGGACGGGCGCCGTCCAGACATGGTCCTGTTGCACTATACCGGCATGCCAACGGCAGATGGCGCGCTCGACTGGCTCTGTCGCGTCGAAAGCCAGGTTTCCAGCCACTATTTCGTGCATGGGAACGGTGAGGTGGTGCAGCTCGTACCGGAGGCGCGGCGTGCCTGGCACGCTGGAAAGAGCAGTTGGCAGGGCGAGACGGATATCAATTCGCTGTCGATCGGTATCGAGATCGCCAATGCCGGCCATCCCGGCGGGCTTCCCGATTATCCGAATGAGCAGATCACCGCGGTGATCGAATTGTGTCGCGACTGTGTCAAACGTTGGTCGATCGCGCCGGAACGGGTCCTCGGGCACTCCGATGTAGCCCCGATCCGCAAGGTTGATCCGGGCGAAAAATTCCCCTGGGCCGAGCTTCACCGGGCGGGCATCGGGCACTGGGTCGAGCCGGCAACGATCACCGGCGGACGCTTCTTCCAGCGGGGTGACGCCGGCCAGCCTGTCGAAGCACTGCAGTCGATGCTGTCTCTCTATGGCTACAGCACTGAAATCACAGGTCAATTTTCCGAAAAGACGGCGGGTGACGTGGAAGCCTTCCAACGCCATTTTCGTCCCGAACGGGTGGACGGCATCGCCGATTTCTCGACAATCGATACGCTGCACCGGCTGCTGTCGGCGCTGACGCGTTATTCCTGA
- a CDS encoding DnaJ family molecular chaperone, with translation MSFWEKLLNAIGNTAGNALSAVVEAIRTVFEGDPETRRKVAFSVAIIALSAKMAKADGIVSEKEVEAFREIFEFPQDQAKNVARLYNLARQDVAGYEAYAERLSTLCVTCAANCTVLEDVLDGLFHIAKADGLIHEKELNFLGHIGEIFQMSETRFEQIAARHVSSGGDPYKVLGVSPSDDFPTIRRRYHGLVSEHHPDRLISRGVPKEFHVIANERMAALNAAYAAIEKERRAA, from the coding sequence ATGTCCTTCTGGGAAAAACTGTTGAATGCCATTGGCAATACCGCGGGCAATGCGCTGTCTGCGGTGGTCGAGGCTATCCGAACAGTTTTCGAAGGCGATCCCGAGACCCGGCGCAAAGTGGCTTTCTCCGTGGCGATCATCGCGCTGTCAGCCAAGATGGCCAAGGCCGACGGCATCGTCAGCGAGAAGGAGGTCGAAGCCTTCCGCGAAATCTTCGAATTCCCACAGGATCAGGCAAAGAACGTCGCCAGGCTTTACAACCTTGCACGCCAGGACGTCGCTGGCTACGAGGCCTATGCCGAACGGCTCTCTACGCTCTGCGTCACCTGCGCGGCCAATTGCACCGTGCTGGAAGACGTGCTCGACGGCCTCTTCCACATCGCCAAGGCCGATGGGCTGATCCACGAGAAGGAACTGAATTTCCTCGGCCATATCGGTGAGATCTTCCAGATGAGCGAGACCCGCTTCGAGCAGATCGCCGCACGCCATGTCTCGTCCGGCGGCGATCCCTATAAGGTGCTCGGCGTCTCGCCGTCGGATGATTTCCCGACCATCCGCCGCCGCTACCATGGCCTCGTCAGCGAACATCATCCCGACCGGCTGATCTCGCGCGGCGTGCCCAAGGAATTCCACGTGATCGCCAACGAACGCATGGCGGCGCTGAATGCAGCCTATGCGGCGATCGAGAAGGAACGCCGTGCCGCATGA
- a CDS encoding pyrophosphate--fructose-6-phosphate 1-phosphotransferase, which produces MAKQKVAMLTAGGLAPCLSSAVGGLIERYSDIAPDLDIVAYKSGYQGVLLGDSIEITREMREKAPLLHRYGGSPIGNSRVKLTNAADCVKRGLVKEGENPLRIAAERLANDGITILHTIGGDDTNTTAADLAAYLAANGYNLTVVGLPKTVDNDVVPIRQSLGAWTAAEVGAHFFDNVGNEQTAAPRTLVIHEVMGRHCGWLTAATARAYLQRTSRNQYVDGLMMNAHLKSIDAVYLPEMAFDLDAEAARLKESMDRNGHATVFVSEGACLDAIVTEREAAGETVKRDAFGHVKIDTINVGAWFQKQFASLLNAERSLVQKSGYFARSAPANGDDLRLIQSMVDLAVESALNKVSGVTGHDEAQNGKLRTIEFPRIKGGKAFDLSTAWFAEVMDNIGQKYKEA; this is translated from the coding sequence ATGGCCAAGCAGAAAGTTGCAATGCTGACCGCCGGAGGCCTTGCGCCCTGTCTCTCCTCCGCCGTCGGCGGCCTCATCGAACGCTACAGCGACATCGCCCCCGACCTCGATATCGTCGCCTACAAGTCCGGCTACCAGGGCGTACTGCTCGGCGACAGCATCGAGATCACCCGCGAAATGCGCGAAAAGGCGCCGCTGCTGCATCGCTACGGCGGCTCGCCGATCGGCAACAGCCGCGTCAAGCTCACCAACGCCGCCGATTGCGTCAAGCGCGGCTTGGTCAAGGAAGGTGAGAACCCGCTGCGGATTGCCGCCGAACGCCTCGCCAATGATGGTATCACCATTCTCCACACGATCGGCGGCGACGACACCAACACCACGGCCGCCGACCTTGCCGCCTATCTCGCCGCCAACGGTTACAACCTCACCGTCGTCGGCCTGCCGAAGACTGTCGACAACGACGTCGTGCCTATCCGCCAGTCGCTCGGCGCCTGGACGGCCGCCGAAGTCGGCGCGCATTTCTTCGACAATGTCGGCAACGAACAGACGGCCGCCCCCCGCACCCTCGTCATCCACGAGGTCATGGGCCGCCATTGCGGCTGGCTGACGGCCGCTACCGCCCGCGCCTATCTCCAGCGCACCAGCCGCAATCAGTATGTCGACGGCCTGATGATGAACGCACATCTGAAGAGCATCGACGCCGTCTACCTGCCTGAGATGGCCTTCGACCTCGACGCCGAGGCTGCCCGCCTGAAGGAGAGCATGGACCGCAACGGCCACGCCACGGTCTTCGTCTCCGAAGGCGCCTGCCTCGACGCCATCGTCACGGAGCGCGAAGCCGCCGGCGAGACCGTCAAGCGCGACGCCTTCGGCCATGTGAAGATCGACACGATCAATGTCGGCGCCTGGTTCCAGAAGCAGTTCGCCAGCCTGTTGAACGCCGAACGTTCGCTCGTGCAGAAATCAGGCTACTTCGCCCGATCGGCGCCGGCCAACGGCGACGATCTCCGGCTGATCCAAAGCATGGTCGATCTCGCCGTCGAAAGCGCGCTCAACAAAGTCTCCGGCGTCACCGGCCATGATGAAGCGCAGAACGGTAAATTGCGCACTATAGAATTTCCGCGCATCAAGGGCGGCAAGGCTTTTGACCTTTCGACGGCATGGTTTGCCGAAGTCATGGACAATATAGGTCAGAAATACAAAGAAGCGTGA
- a CDS encoding LysE family translocator encodes MSLEAWLAFAAASAIMLAIPGPTILLVVSYALGHGRRTAFATVSGVALGDFTAMTASLFGLGAVLAASATLFTVLKWIGGAYLIWLGIKLWRAPIIGEPVADNDNLPEEKSLKIFLHAYVVTALNPKSIIFFVAFVPQFLNPALPFVGQMAIMEATFLVLAILNASTYAFLAHTARGLIRKASIQRAVNRTGGTLLIAAGAVTAGYRRIAA; translated from the coding sequence ATGTCACTTGAAGCTTGGCTCGCTTTTGCGGCCGCATCCGCCATTATGCTGGCCATACCGGGGCCGACGATACTGCTCGTCGTTTCCTATGCGCTCGGTCATGGCCGCAGGACTGCGTTTGCAACGGTGAGCGGCGTGGCGCTGGGTGACTTCACCGCGATGACGGCGTCTCTCTTTGGTCTCGGCGCCGTCCTGGCCGCCTCCGCCACCCTTTTCACCGTCCTGAAGTGGATCGGCGGCGCCTACCTGATCTGGCTGGGAATCAAGCTCTGGCGGGCTCCCATCATCGGCGAACCGGTTGCCGACAACGACAATCTGCCGGAAGAGAAGTCGCTCAAGATCTTCCTCCACGCCTATGTCGTCACCGCCCTCAATCCGAAGAGCATTATCTTCTTCGTCGCCTTCGTGCCGCAATTCCTCAATCCGGCCCTGCCTTTCGTCGGTCAGATGGCGATCATGGAGGCCACATTCCTCGTACTGGCGATCCTCAACGCTTCCACCTATGCGTTTCTCGCCCATACCGCGCGCGGACTGATTCGCAAGGCGAGCATCCAGCGCGCCGTAAACCGTACCGGCGGCACGCTGCTCATCGCTGCAGGCGCCGTAACGGCCGGGTATCGCCGTATTGCAGCCTAG
- a CDS encoding lytic transglycosylase domain-containing protein, translating into MVAIGLSGLKRSLVVSTILCGVMTGCASVEYTSQAELTAAQTVVPMPKPGEYATLAAIPTAEGTAGQAVAGATLPQASPSLTATAMPTVTASQPADLAIQPAAYAQIPLTPEMTAIQSVVPTPRPGSPAQPTTQLAFAATPQNGALAALAAVDTTPRSSMDYGFDESGPIDPPTAPPMFSDDDKDDAPTVEKSFVTKLIQKYSKLYEIPETLLHRIVHRESRYNAKAYNKRGYFGLMQIKYNTAKSMGYDGAPGGLFDAETNIKYAAKYLRGAWLVSDSKEDDAVRLYARGYYYDAKRKGMTDIAQGNY; encoded by the coding sequence ATGGTAGCGATCGGATTGTCCGGCCTGAAACGCAGTCTTGTCGTTTCGACGATACTCTGCGGCGTGATGACGGGATGCGCCAGCGTCGAATACACATCTCAGGCCGAACTGACAGCCGCCCAGACCGTTGTGCCGATGCCTAAACCCGGTGAATACGCCACGCTTGCTGCGATTCCGACAGCCGAAGGCACAGCCGGTCAGGCAGTCGCCGGCGCCACCCTTCCCCAGGCATCCCCTTCCCTGACCGCGACGGCGATGCCGACCGTGACAGCCTCTCAGCCTGCCGACCTCGCCATACAGCCGGCAGCCTATGCGCAAATTCCGCTGACGCCCGAAATGACGGCGATCCAGTCGGTGGTGCCGACGCCGCGTCCAGGATCCCCTGCGCAGCCGACGACGCAGCTTGCCTTTGCCGCGACACCGCAGAACGGCGCGCTTGCGGCACTTGCCGCAGTCGACACGACGCCGCGTTCCAGCATGGACTACGGGTTCGATGAATCCGGGCCGATCGATCCGCCGACGGCGCCGCCGATGTTTAGCGACGACGACAAGGACGATGCGCCGACCGTCGAAAAGAGCTTCGTTACCAAGCTCATTCAGAAATATTCGAAGCTCTACGAAATTCCCGAGACGCTGCTCCACCGCATCGTCCATCGCGAGAGCCGCTACAACGCCAAGGCCTACAACAAGCGCGGCTATTTCGGCCTCATGCAGATCAAGTACAACACCGCCAAATCCATGGGGTATGACGGCGCCCCCGGCGGTCTTTTCGATGCCGAGACCAACATCAAATATGCCGCGAAATATCTGCGCGGCGCCTGGCTCGTCTCCGACAGCAAGGAAGACGATGCCGTGCGCCTCTATGCGCGCGGCTATTATTACGACGCCAAGCGCAAGGGCATGACCGACATCGCCCAGGGCAACTATTAA
- a CDS encoding serine hydrolase, which yields MRFVLRMPKALALLVVLAVIGVAGWLFVQPPELLRVGDGYAAKIICSNVFIAGREAEEVLHDDVQAPGNPLLRLVRVSVDRDGDRVTARFMGLFAPSYALYRGAFGCTSVPDGNFEAAANAVPFNASARAEVNEALWPEGDGAGDRPDGKIAALLADERVAGPAMRAIVVLRNGRIVAETYGAGFSAKTPLIGWSMTKTVNAAILGRLMLDGKISFDDDNLLAQWKNDARARIKVSDLLGMESGLAFNEDYGDVADVTRMLYLDPDMVSLPANAPLEAAPGKRFRYSSGTAVLLSRIWMDRVGHAQAAFSYPDDALFSPLGMTSAVFELDARGTFAGSSYLYATARDWARFGQFLLQDGIWDGQRLLPEGFVGAMRTPTAASNGRYTQGQAWLAPGGPSAKFGLPEDTFWLTGHDGQSMAIVPSANLVVIRLGLTPSRLGYQPQTLLKAVLATLPQPGEPQQQAGSQRPAQPQP from the coding sequence ATGCGATTTGTCCTGCGTATGCCGAAGGCGCTTGCTCTCCTTGTCGTTCTCGCCGTCATCGGCGTCGCCGGCTGGCTCTTCGTCCAGCCGCCGGAATTGCTACGTGTCGGCGACGGCTATGCCGCCAAGATCATCTGCTCCAACGTCTTCATCGCCGGCCGGGAGGCCGAGGAAGTGCTCCATGATGATGTCCAGGCGCCCGGAAATCCGCTGCTGCGGCTGGTGCGAGTCAGTGTCGACCGCGACGGCGATCGTGTGACGGCGCGCTTCATGGGACTGTTTGCGCCGAGTTATGCGCTCTATCGTGGCGCTTTCGGCTGCACGAGCGTGCCGGACGGCAATTTCGAGGCGGCGGCGAATGCGGTGCCTTTCAATGCGTCGGCCAGAGCGGAGGTGAACGAGGCTTTGTGGCCGGAGGGTGACGGCGCCGGCGATCGGCCGGACGGGAAGATCGCCGCCCTGCTTGCCGATGAGAGAGTAGCCGGCCCGGCCATGCGGGCGATCGTGGTGTTGCGCAACGGCCGCATCGTCGCCGAAACTTATGGCGCCGGCTTCTCGGCGAAGACACCGCTGATCGGCTGGTCGATGACGAAGACGGTGAATGCTGCGATCCTTGGCCGGCTGATGCTCGACGGCAAGATCTCATTCGACGACGACAATCTGCTGGCGCAGTGGAAGAACGATGCGCGCGCCAGGATCAAGGTCTCCGACCTGCTCGGCATGGAGAGCGGACTTGCCTTCAACGAGGATTATGGTGATGTCGCCGATGTGACGCGCATGCTTTATCTTGACCCCGACATGGTGTCGCTGCCGGCCAACGCACCGCTGGAGGCAGCGCCGGGTAAGCGCTTCCGCTATTCGAGCGGCACCGCGGTGCTCTTGTCGCGCATCTGGATGGACAGGGTCGGCCATGCACAGGCGGCCTTTTCCTATCCTGATGACGCGTTGTTTTCGCCGCTCGGCATGACCAGCGCCGTGTTCGAACTCGATGCGCGCGGCACGTTCGCCGGAAGCTCCTATCTCTACGCGACGGCGCGTGACTGGGCGCGCTTCGGCCAGTTCCTGCTGCAGGATGGAATCTGGGACGGTCAACGGCTATTGCCGGAAGGTTTTGTCGGCGCCATGCGCACGCCGACGGCAGCGTCGAACGGCCGCTATACGCAGGGCCAGGCTTGGCTCGCGCCCGGCGGCCCGAGTGCCAAGTTCGGGCTGCCCGAGGATACATTCTGGCTGACGGGGCATGACGGGCAGAGCATGGCGATCGTGCCGTCCGCCAATCTGGTCGTCATCCGGCTCGGGCTGACGCCGAGCCGGCTCGGTTATCAGCCGCAGACGCTTCTCAAGGCGGTCCTGGCGACCTTGCCGCAACCGGGAGAGCCACAACAGCAGGCGGGATCGCAACGGCCAGCGCAGCCGCAGCCATAG
- a CDS encoding DUF3419 family protein, whose product MSEFAPDAGFRKNRKLKDALLRHKAFSKDGFSERLFGLLFSGLVYPQIWEDPDLDMQAMELKPNHRIVTIGSGGCNMLAYLSKAPASIDVVDLNPHHIALNRLKLAAFKHLPGHSDLVRFLAMPNEKSNSRAYDQHLAAKLDEATRSYWNGRKFGRRRVTVFDRNIYETGLLGRFIGAAHLLARLHGVKLREMTKTRSIREQRQFFEEQIAPLFEKPVVRWITGRKSSLFGLGIPPQQYDELASLAADHSIAAVLKHRLEKLACHFPMRDNYFAWQAFGRRYGTEEEGPLPTYLKSEHYEVIRANIDRVNVHHASFTELLAREPAASRDRYILLDAQDWMTDEQLNDVWREITRTARDGAHVIFRTAAEKSIIEGRLSSSIRDQWDYFEEKSRELTALDRSAIYGGFHIYGKKA is encoded by the coding sequence ATGTCAGAATTTGCACCGGATGCCGGCTTCCGCAAGAACCGGAAACTCAAGGACGCCCTTCTCCGCCACAAGGCTTTTTCGAAGGATGGTTTTTCCGAGCGTCTCTTCGGCCTTCTCTTCTCCGGCCTCGTCTATCCGCAGATCTGGGAGGATCCGGATCTCGACATGCAGGCGATGGAGCTGAAGCCCAACCACCGCATCGTCACCATCGGCTCCGGCGGCTGCAACATGCTCGCCTATCTCTCCAAGGCGCCGGCCTCGATCGACGTCGTCGATCTCAATCCGCACCACATCGCGCTGAACCGCCTGAAGCTTGCCGCCTTCAAGCACCTTCCCGGCCATTCCGACCTCGTCCGTTTCCTGGCGATGCCGAACGAGAAGTCGAACAGCCGCGCCTACGACCAGCATCTCGCCGCCAAGCTAGACGAGGCGACCCGCAGTTATTGGAACGGCCGCAAGTTCGGCCGCCGCCGCGTTACCGTCTTCGACCGCAACATCTACGAAACCGGCCTGCTCGGCCGCTTCATCGGCGCAGCCCACCTTCTTGCCCGCCTGCATGGCGTCAAGCTGCGCGAGATGACCAAGACCCGCTCGATCCGAGAGCAGCGCCAGTTCTTCGAAGAGCAGATCGCGCCGCTGTTCGAAAAGCCGGTCGTGCGCTGGATCACCGGCCGCAAGAGCTCGCTCTTCGGCCTCGGCATTCCACCGCAGCAATATGACGAGCTCGCCAGCCTCGCCGCTGACCATTCGATCGCAGCGGTGCTGAAGCACCGCCTGGAAAAACTCGCCTGTCATTTCCCGATGCGCGACAACTATTTCGCCTGGCAGGCCTTCGGCCGTCGCTACGGTACCGAAGAGGAAGGTCCGCTGCCGACCTATCTGAAATCGGAGCATTACGAGGTGATCCGCGCCAATATCGACCGCGTCAACGTCCATCATGCAAGCTTCACCGAGCTTCTGGCCCGCGAGCCGGCCGCCTCGCGCGACCGCTACATCCTGCTCGACGCGCAGGACTGGATGACGGACGAGCAGTTGAACGACGTCTGGCGGGAAATCACCCGCACGGCGCGTGATGGCGCCCACGTAATCTTCCGCACCGCGGCCGAGAAGAGCATCATCGAAGGCCGCCTGTCTTCCTCGATCCGCGACCAGTGGGATTATTTCGAGGAGAAATCGCGTGAGCTGACGGCGCTCGATCGCTCGGCAATCTACGGCGGTTTCCACATCTACGGGAAGAAGGCGTGA